The following are encoded together in the Gordonia insulae genome:
- a CDS encoding rhodanese-like domain-containing protein, with protein sequence MGIRHFLRHAPAVSAEEAIALVREGAVIVDVRRSFEWNRNHIPDAIHIPLEDLPTRCAELPDDQLLITFCTGGLRSAGAANMLIELGFEARNMTKGLIDWRAAGGELQGTQHVS encoded by the coding sequence ATGGGTATTCGGCATTTCCTGCGACACGCGCCCGCGGTGTCGGCCGAGGAGGCAATCGCCTTGGTCCGCGAAGGTGCGGTGATCGTCGACGTGCGCCGATCCTTCGAGTGGAATCGGAACCACATCCCCGACGCGATCCACATCCCGCTCGAGGATCTGCCGACACGGTGCGCGGAACTACCCGACGATCAGCTCCTGATCACCTTCTGCACCGGTGGACTGCGGTCGGCCGGAGCAGCGAACATGCTGATCGAACTCGGTTTCGAGGCGCGGAACATGACCAAGGGTCTCATCGACTGGCGCGCCGCAGGCGGTGAACTCCAGGGCACCCAACACGTCTCGTGA